From Candidatus Tanganyikabacteria bacterium:
GCGACTTGCCGGCCGGCTGGCTGCGGGCGCGGATGGGCTTCGTGCCGCAGGATCCGGCGCTGTTCTACGGCACCGTGGCCGAGAACGTCCGCTTCGGTCGCCTCGACGCCACGCCACAGGAAATCGAGGCCGCGTGCCGGGCCGCGCACGCCCACGACTTCGTGAGCCAGTTGCCCGACGGCTACGACACGGTCGTGGGCGAACGCGGCGCCACCCTGTCTGGCGGCCAGCGGCAGCGCCTGGCCATCGCCCGCGCCCTGGTGCGCGACCCGCGGATCCTGCTGCTCGACGAGGCCACCAGCGCCCTGGATGCCGAGTCCGAACGCGCGATTCGCGACGCCCTGGACGCCCTGCGGCCCGGCCGCACTATCCTGCTGGTGACCCACCGGCCGGCGCTCGCCGAGATCGCCGACCGCGTGGTGGAACTGACCGACGGGCGCGTGAGCCGCGTCGCCGCGGGATTGCCGGCATGACATCGCTGCTGGACGTCGTCATCGTCTCCTACCAGACGCGCGACCTCTTGCGGGATTGCCTGCGCGCGCTCGCGACCCAGGACGACGTCGAATGGCGGGCGATCGTCGTCGACAACGCGTCCACCGACGGCTCGGCGCGGATGGTCCGCGAGGAGTTCCCGGCGGCCCTGCTGATCGAGAATGCCGAGAACCTCGGTTTTGCGGGCGGCTCCAACCGTGGTCTGGCCGCGTCCGACGCGCCCTACGTCATGCTGCTCAACAGCGACGCCCTCGTGCAACCCGGCTGCCTGGGCCTGCTCTACGCGAAGCTGGAGCTCGAACCCGGGATCGGCCTCCTGGCGGCCAGGCTGCTGAACCCCGACGGCACCCCGCAGCCGTCCTGCGTGCCCGATCGCTTCCCCTGGGTCTTCTCCAGCCCCGACCGCGACTGCGACCTGGTCTGGGCCAGCGCGTGCGCCCTGGTCGTGCGGCGCTGGTGCCTGGAAAAGATCGGGCCGCTCGACGAGCAGTTCGGCCACACCGGCGAGGACTACGACTGGGGGCTGCGCGCCCGGAAAGCAAACTGGCGCGTGGCGCTGTGTGCCGAGGCGGAGGTGATCCACCTCGGGGCGGCCACCAGCGCGAAAGTACCCGATCGCGCCGCCGAAGGCCTCCACTTCGGCCGCCAGCACTTCTACAGCAAGCACTTCGGCCTGCCTGGGCTGCTGTACGCCCGCGCCCACTCCACCGTGGAACTCCTGGGCGACGTCCTGCGGGGTCCGGCCGGCCGCCGCGCCTTCTACCTCGGGTTGCTGCGCCGGACCCTGGTGTACCGCCCGCGAGCCAGACGTGGCTGATCTCGCCCGCTGGTTCGGGCTCGTAGCAGTCGGCGCGGTTGCCTGGATCATCGGCCTGGCGCTCTTCTTCCGGATCCCCCTCTCGACTCGCCCGCAGGTTCCCGACCACGTCGCGACCCTCTACGTCGTGGGCCTCTACCTGCTGTTGATGGGCGCGGCGGTCTGGATCTGGCTGCGCGCGGTCCGCAAGCCTCCGGCGCTGGGCTTCTCGGCCGCTCACCTCCTGGAGGGCTTCGTGACCGGCGCGGTGGGCATGGCGATCGTCTCGGGGATCCTGGTCGGTCTGGGCTGGCTGCGCCTCGCGCCGGCGGCGCCGCCGGCCGCGGCGTTGCCGGGAGCGGCGCTCGCCGCCGCTGGATTCGCCATCAGCGAGGAGGCGCTGTTCCGCGGGTTCATGCTCGGCCTGTTGCGCCGGGATCTGCGGCCGATAGCGGCCATCTGGGCCGGAGGCGTCGTCTTCGCCCTGCTCCACTTCCTGCGCCCTTTCGATCTCGCGACCAGCCTGGTGCCCTTCCTGACGCTGTGCGTCGCGGGCGCCCTGCTGGGATCCGCGCGGCTGCGCACCGGGAGCATCTGGTTCGGCGTCGGCCTGCATGGCGCCTGGGTGTTTCACTTCTCGCTGGCCGGCAAGCTCTACGCCGGACCCTACGATCCCGGCTGGATCGGCCTGGCCGGCCTCTGCGCCACCTACCCCTGGGTCCGCTGGCGGTTCCCGTGCGCGCCCTCCTGATCCTGCCGTACTGCAACCGCGGGGGCACCGAGTTGCACTCTCACTTGCTCGCCCGGTACCTGCGGGGGCGCGACTGGCAGGTTCTGGTCGCGGCGCCGCCGGGCGACTTCGCCCGGGAGTTCGCCGCGGCCGGTTGCGAGGTGGTGCCCTTGCCGGCGATCACCCTGAGCTCATTCGGAGCGGCGATGCGCCGGTGTCGCGAAGTGGCCGGCCAG
This genomic window contains:
- a CDS encoding glycosyltransferase family 2 protein, with the translated sequence MTSLLDVVIVSYQTRDLLRDCLRALATQDDVEWRAIVVDNASTDGSARMVREEFPAALLIENAENLGFAGGSNRGLAASDAPYVMLLNSDALVQPGCLGLLYAKLELEPGIGLLAARLLNPDGTPQPSCVPDRFPWVFSSPDRDCDLVWASACALVVRRWCLEKIGPLDEQFGHTGEDYDWGLRARKANWRVALCAEAEVIHLGAATSAKVPDRAAEGLHFGRQHFYSKHFGLPGLLYARAHSTVELLGDVLRGPAGRRAFYLGLLRRTLVYRPRARRG
- a CDS encoding CPBP family intramembrane metalloprotease translates to MADLARWFGLVAVGAVAWIIGLALFFRIPLSTRPQVPDHVATLYVVGLYLLLMGAAVWIWLRAVRKPPALGFSAAHLLEGFVTGAVGMAIVSGILVGLGWLRLAPAAPPAAALPGAALAAAGFAISEEALFRGFMLGLLRRDLRPIAAIWAGGVVFALLHFLRPFDLATSLVPFLTLCVAGALLGSARLRTGSIWFGVGLHGAWVFHFSLAGKLYAGPYDPGWIGLAGLCATYPWVRWRFPCAPS